The Cloeon dipterum chromosome X, ieCloDipt1.1, whole genome shotgun sequence genome includes a window with the following:
- the LOC135946910 gene encoding histone H2A, translating into MSGRGKGGKVKGKAKTRSSRAGLQFPVGRIHRLLRKGNYAERVGAGAPVYLAAVMEYLAAEVLELAGNAARDNKKTRIIPRHLQLAIRNDEELNKLLSGVTIAQGGVLPNIQAVLLPKKTDKKA; encoded by the coding sequence ATGTCTGGACGCGGAAAGGGAGGAAAGGTGAAGGGAAAGGCAAAGACCCGCTCGAGCCGTGCGGGACTCCAGTTCCCCGTGGGCCGCATCCACCGTCTGCTCCGCAAGGGCAACTACGCCGAGCGCGTGGGTGCCGGCGCCCCCGTCTACCTGGCCGCCGTCATGGAATATCTGGCCGCTGAGGTGCTCGAGTTGGCCGGCAACGCCGCCCGCGACAACAAGAAGACACGCATCATCCCCCGACACTTGCAATTGGCCATCCGCAACGACGAGGAGCTGAACAAACTGCTGTCCGGCGTGACCATCGCCCAGGGAGGTGTCCTGCCCAACATCCAGGCCGTCCTCCTGCCCAAGAAGACCGACAAGAAGGCCTAA
- the LOC135945691 gene encoding histone H4 — protein sequence MTGRGKGGKGLGKGGAKRHRKVLRDNIQGITKPAIRRLARRGGVKRISGLIYEETRGVLKVFLENVIRDAVTYTEHAKRKTVTAMDVVYALKRQGRTLYGFGG from the coding sequence ATGACCGGACGCGGAAAGGGAGGCAAGGGACTCGGCAAGGGAGGCGCCAAGCGTCATCGCAAGGTGCTGCGCGACAACATCCAGGGCATCACGAAGCCGGCCATCCGCCGTCTGGCCCGTCGCGGCGGAGTCAAGCGCATCTCCGGCCTCATCTACGAGGAGACCCGCGGTGTGTTGAAGGTGTTCCTCGAGAACGTGATCCGCGACGCCGTCACCTACACCGAGCACGCCAAGAGGAAGACCGTCACCGCCATGGACGTCGTCTACGCCCTCAAGCGCCAGGGCCGCACCCTCTACGGCTTCGGCGGCTAA
- the LOC135945234 gene encoding E3 ubiquitin-protein ligase rnf146-like translates to MAIFLQEPWALRTRSDDHVCATTFNMARTLTDVDQDIVSLEDEEGDVENDTRCPICLLALDMPMRLPCCGHLFCFDCSWGKIKRCAMCRAFLPLDFWATPEDFLSCPVPEPATQYSWIFKTTSGWWRFSWRQEQAIRRALSAGICKLSLTIAGEEATLDFRSLLIKQHRKVGALSIARNGTFEAVGVAGLKLSPE, encoded by the exons ATGGCAATCTTCTTGCAAGAACCTTGGGCTCTTCGGACGCGGAGCGACGATCACGTCTGCGCCACCACCTTCAACATGGCACGCACGCTGACGGACGTCGACCAGGACATCGTCAGCCTGGAGGACGAGGAAGGGGACGTCGAGA ACGACACTCGATGTCCCATCTGTCTGCTGGCCCTGGACATGCCGATGCGCTTGCCATGTTGCgggcatttattttgcttcgaCTGCAGTTGGGGCAAAATAAAACGCTGCGCAATGTGCCGGGCGTTCCTGCCGCTGGATTTCTGGGCCACGCCGGAAGATTTCCTCAGCTGTCCTGTGCCTGAGCCGGCGACCCAGTACAGCTGGATCTTCAAAACCACATCCGGCTGGTGGCGTTTCTCTTGGCGCCAGGAGCAGGCGATTCGGCGGGCGTTGAGTGCAGGAATCTGCAAGCTCAGTCTCACCATCGCGGGCGAAGAGGCGACCTTGGATTTTCGGtcgcttttaattaagcaaCATCGCAAGGTTGGCGCACTTTCCATTGCTCGCAACGGCACCTTTGAAGCTGTGGGGGTGGCCGGGCTCAAACTCTCGCCCGAATAG
- the LOC135946286 gene encoding histone H2B yields the protein MPPKTSGKAAKKSGKAQKNISKSDKKGKRKRRKESYAIYIYKVLKQVHPDTGVSSKAMSIMNSFVNDIFERIAAEASRLAHYNKRSTITSREIQTAVRLLLPGELAKHAVSEGTKAVTKYTSSK from the coding sequence ATGCCACCCAAAACTTCGGGAAAGGCCGCCAAGAAGTCTGGCAAGGCCCAGAAGAACATCAGCAAGtcggacaagaagggaaagaGGAAGCGCAGGAAGGAGTCGTACGCCATCTACATCTACAAGGTGCTTAAGCAGGTGCACCCCGACACCGGCGTGTCCAGCAAGGCCATGTCGATCATGAACTCGTTCGTGAACGACATCTTCGAGCGCATCGCCGCCGAAGCCAGCCGCCTGGCGCACTACAACAAGCGCTCCACCATCACGTCCCGGGAAATCCAGACCGCCGTGCGTCTGCTGCTGCCCGGAGAGCTGGCCAAGCACGCCGTGTCTGAGGGCACCAAGGCCGTAACCAAGTACACCAGCTCCAAGTAA
- the LOC135946661 gene encoding histone H3 has translation MARTKQTARKSTGGKAPRKQLATKAARKSAPATGGVKKPHRYRPGTVALREIRRYQKSTELLIRKLPFQRLVREIAQDFKTDLRFQSSAVMALQEASEAYLVGLFEDTNLCAIHAKRVTIMPKDIQLARRIRGERA, from the coding sequence ATGGCCCGCACGAAGCAGACCGCCCGCAAGTCGACCGGAGGCAAGGCGCCCCGCAAACAGCTGGCCACCAAGGCCGCGAGGAAGAGCGCGCCGGCGACCGGTGGCGTGAAGAAGCCCCATCGCTACAGACCCGGCACAGTGGCGCTTCGTGAGATCCGTCGCTACCAGAAGAGCACTGAGCTGCTGATCCGCAAGCTGCCCTTCCAGCGCCTGGTGCGTGAAATCGCGCAGGACTTCAAGACCGACCTGCGCTTCCAGTCGTCGGCCGTGATGGCCCTGCAGGAGGCCAGCGAGGCCTACCTGGTCGGTCTGTTCGAGGACACGAACCTGTGCGCCATCCACGCCAAGCGCGTCACCATCATGCCCAAGGACATCCAGCTGGCCCGCCGCATCCGCGGAGAGCGTGCTTAA